The Perca flavescens isolate YP-PL-M2 unplaced genomic scaffold, PFLA_1.0 EPR50_1.1_unplaced_scaf_14, whole genome shotgun sequence genome contains a region encoding:
- the LOC114551541 gene encoding sodium/potassium-transporting ATPase subunit beta-3-like translates to MQYYPSEARLDKMFFPYYGNKAHADYVQPLVAVQLLLSREDLNVEQTVECKLEGTNLRNDDDRDKFMGRVVFRVKVSE, encoded by the exons ATGCAGTACTACCCGTCAGAAGCTCGTCTGGATAAAATGTTTTTCCCGTATTACGGAAACAAAGCTCAT gCTGACTACGTGCAGCCCCTGGTTGCAGTGCAGTTGTTGCTCTCCAGAGAAGACCTGAACGTGGAGCAGACGGTGGAGTGTAAACTCGAGGGAACCAACCTGCGTAACGACGACGACCGAGACAAGTTTATGGGTCGCGTTGTTTTCCGGGTCAAAGTGTCGGAGTAA
- the LOC114551539 gene encoding pleckstrin homology domain-containing family O member 1-like, protein MESGAYLKGCLCCHQVTVEDSQLSHLTRDRAKIPQNRRLPTRGHLLAVASASSSDGTLTLDLIHEAIGPDCPRSKTDGALNAAAAEASGKSQSLPRDVAGQTPQPGKRLTPAEKNRCASLDEILTHSEPRTARNKAAPIGALQDLIAEKLQNTERLLAAARGNGGEPGKANAGAGSEAERLLAEATAAWRQAQEVLREVTELRELCQQLGSASSCCCSAPKTEQRSM, encoded by the exons atggagtctggtgcgTACCTGAAGGGCTGCTTGTGTTGTCACCAGGTGACGGTGGAAGACTCTCAGCTGTCCCATCTGACTCGAGATCGAGCGAAGATCCCTCAGAACCGGCGGCTGCCGACCAGAGGTCACCTGCTCGCTGTG GCGTCGGCCTCGTCCTCTGACGGGACGTTGACCCTGGATCTGATCCACGAGGCCATCGGCCCGGACTGTCCCCGCTCCAAGACGGACGGAGCTCTCAACGCCGCCGCCGCCGAGGCTTCTGGGAAGTCTCAGAGCCTTCCCCGGGACGTGGCGGGACAAACGCCACAGCCCGGCAAACGCCTCACGCCCGCCGAGAAGAACCGCTGCGCCTCACTGGACGAGATCCTGACGCACTCGGAGCCCAGAACGGCGAGGAACAAAGCGGCGCCGATCGGCGCGCTGCAGGACCTGATCGCCGAGAAGCTGCAGAACACGGAGCGGCTGCTGGCGGCGGCGAGAGGAAACGGCGGCGAGCCCGGGAAGGCGAACGCCGGCGCCGGCAGCGAAGCCGAGAGACTGCTGGCCGAGGCCACGGCGGCATGGCGGCAGGCGCAGGAAGTGCTGCGCGAGGTGACAGAGCTGAGGGAGCTCTGTCAGCAGCTAGGCTccgcctcctcctgctgctgctcagcgCCAAAAACTGAACAACGCAGCATGTGA